The Branchiostoma floridae strain S238N-H82 chromosome 1, Bfl_VNyyK, whole genome shotgun sequence sequence GATTAATCTCGGCAGGCGACGCTACTGTATCCGTGGACTCGGTCAGAACTGTTGCGAAAGCAGCCTCTCCTTCTGTGGTCTTCCCTGATGACAGAGAGTTGGTACCAGCCTTACAATTCTTGTGAGAAGAGCATTCTGAAATACGACAAAAATGTAGATGCATATTATTTAATCaatgttctctctctctctctctctctctctgtcaaagttacaaattacaaaacataGATGCAACTGAGTACAACGAACCCAAACCTTTACCCGTACATTTCGCCAAGAGTCACGTGTGCGGCAGAGAGTGTGTCACCGTCTGTCGAACGCTTAGTAAACCAGCATTCCATTTCACAATGAAACCTCAGAAAACAGACGGAAACCCCAACCCATTCTCACCTGAGGTTTCTCCCTTACTCGGCTTCTTCCCGTCTTCAACAGTCACAGAGACCTCCAGGAACACCCTGCACCTCTGCTGTTTGTCGCTATGTGTCACCAAATAACGCCTCTTGATCGGCAGGTGGAGGTTGGTCTCCAGAGCTTCTTTCACGTTGATGGTGACGGTACCAACCGTTCGTTCGGTACACTTCTTTGCCTTTCTCAGCTTCAAGACGATAATTTCTTTGTCGTCAGCGTCCGCCGGGGACTGAAACTCTGCGGACTCCTCCCATATCAGAGATGTCGCCTTCTTCAGTCCGGTTCTGAACTTCTCCTCGCCCAACCGGATTGTTGTCATGAACTTGCCGGGGCCAAAACTCCCCTGGCCAGTTGCTCCGTGAACCGTGACTCTTAGCTTTTCCCCTGCTGACTTGGACTTTTTCACCAGTGATAGCGCCGTCAGGACGTAAAATACGCCACTGAGGCATTTATCGGCAACTCGACTCATCGTGGCCACAAAACCCACCACTTAGAGAACTGAAAAGTACGAAGACACTTACTAAGGCCAGTGTCTAACTGTTGTTCTGCGTTGCCGGGACGCTAGATGGCGCTCTGTGACGCAACCGTGTTCTGGAACACTTTTTTGGCATTACATTGGATCATCGTGGAACAATACTGTGTAACTTGAGTTTGTACACAATAGTTTGTGTGTATTTATTCGGTCTTAACTATATTTTATCTGTACTTTGTTACATCACAAAGTGCAGGTTGTAGCGTATACTGTTATACTGTCTAGCAATGtggatctgtccttggtgctgaatggtgcGCAACTCAATTCTTTCAATTCTTTCGTGACAGGGGTCCGAGGAAATCTCCTCTCATTTTGAAGTAAGGGTTTTTCTAGAGGCTTCTGTATGCCCAGTCGTTTAGTGTAGGAGAAGTTTGGTGGCAAAGTGATTCGCCAAGGCCGCCGACTGCTTATGAGTGACCGGTGCTGCTAGCACGAATGTTGCCTGAGGTGGGGAATGTGTTGTTTTGGGGAGGGATTCCTGTGTTCGCCTGTGTTGCGCTTCAGCTGCATTTGTAATTGTAGACAGTAAATACCGTTGTTTTCGGACCATGTCACTCAACATCTTGAAATCTATAGCTACTACGCTTTGTGGTTGTGTTAGGTCCTTATCAGTTGAAGAAAGTCTTGGTTTCGTTGCACTGATCTgcgtctgtgttttttttttatatctgtaACACTTCGACTTGTATTACAGAATCGTGAAGGCAGCTAATGTGGTACTACGTAGTCACGCCACCACGCGGCAGATATAGAGCGCTGCAGTTAAAAAGGGTTTTCTTTGACACCATTTTGATTAACTGTTCTGTTCCGAGTTGATAGCTATTGCTAAGGTTCAAACATAATATTAAAAGCTTTAAAGCGTTACCTTTCATGTCATTTAAGTGCTATGCACTAAATCAAACTACTGAACCAGGAACTTTGCATAACTACACACGAGTTCATTCCCTACAATGGTCAATATCTGAAGTGTAGCTGTTTATAGTAGCTATCAATATATTGAGATACCATAATGAAAAAAGGACACTAACTGTATATTCTGCCTTTGTGAGGATATACAAGCATGTGTTATGTCTTCAATGAAATTTACATGCTTCGAACTATATCCCTATACGATTGTATGGCAAGTGACCAAACAAATGTAAATAGAAACGTTTTGTAGCATGAGATGATTGGGTCTTGCATTCTTCTACTCTTGACCCCAAAATGACCTATGTGTATGCACGTACGCGTGTggttggatggtgttcagcaccaaggacagatgtgtttacctgtgtgaatggtgttcagcaccagggacaggtgtgtttacctgtgtgtggatggtgttcagcaccagggaaaggtaGACTTacctgtatgtggatggtgttcagcaccagggacagaagtgtttacctgtgtacggatggtgtttagcactaaggacaggtgtgttacctgtgtgtggatggtgttcagcaccaatggcAGGTGTGTTCACTTGTGTGTGAagggtgttcagtaccaaggacaggtgtgtttgccgtattgtgaatggtgttcagcaccaaggacagatgtgtttgccgtattgtgaatggtgttcagcaccaaggacagatgtgtttaccacTGTTTTAAAAACGTT is a genomic window containing:
- the LOC118410929 gene encoding uncharacterized protein LOC118410929 yields the protein MSRVADKCLSGVFYVLTALSLVKKSKSAGEKLRVTVHGATGQGSFGPGKFMTTIRLGEEKFRTGLKKATSLIWEESAEFQSPADADDKEIIVLKLRKAKKCTERTVGTVTINVKEALETNLHLPIKRRYLVTHSDKQQRCRVFLEVSVTVEDGKKPSKGETSECSSHKNCKAGTNSLSSGKTTEGEAAFATVLTESTDTVASPAEINPHCREQISSIASLYEELTAKQSSSADLLTYVDGLRAKLAVAAPHVLDNVVIKNMAANVPDFTHYELPDMAAESLEGLEKILNVVQRLNEEEDARLHFIQRWYVEELCRQAMEEAPEVLEGG